The following coding sequences are from one Chloroflexota bacterium window:
- a CDS encoding ribose-phosphate pyrophosphokinase: MTHTIYGELALISGTANEALAREISEYLNTPLVGRDIIDYPNENIFIRLHRSVRSQDVFIIQPTSSPVNRNIMELLIMIDTVKRASAGRITAVIPYYAYGRTDKKDQPRVPITARLIADMIGVAGADRVLLVDLHAQQIQGFFSIFVDEITAFPILTQYWMRKGLQNSVVVAPDVGAAKRARNFAEALNVPLAIIEKRRPDNRPTSKALNVIGHVRGKNAIIFDDEVDTASTLIEAVHALERRGIQDIWACVTHAVLSPPAVERIRESSIRELVVTNTIALPPEKRLDKITILSVAPLLADVIDSIHRGQSVGLAIDKYEKACGIYRVLPKDL; this comes from the coding sequence GTGACGCACACGATCTATGGAGAACTAGCTCTGATTAGCGGTACAGCAAACGAAGCGTTAGCGCGCGAGATCAGTGAGTATCTCAATACGCCTCTAGTGGGTCGTGACATCATTGATTATCCCAATGAAAACATCTTCATTCGGCTGCATCGCAGTGTCCGCTCTCAGGACGTGTTTATCATACAGCCTACTTCCTCACCGGTGAACCGCAATATTATGGAATTGTTGATTATGATTGATACAGTCAAGCGTGCATCGGCTGGTCGTATTACTGCGGTTATCCCTTACTATGCCTATGGTCGCACGGACAAGAAGGACCAACCACGTGTGCCCATTACTGCCCGGCTCATTGCGGATATGATCGGCGTAGCCGGAGCCGATCGGGTGCTGCTAGTAGATTTGCACGCACAGCAGATTCAGGGCTTCTTCAGCATCTTTGTGGATGAGATTACTGCATTTCCTATTTTGACACAGTACTGGATGCGAAAAGGGCTGCAAAACAGCGTAGTGGTGGCGCCGGATGTGGGTGCGGCAAAGCGTGCGCGCAATTTCGCAGAGGCGTTGAATGTCCCGCTGGCCATCATAGAGAAGCGCCGCCCAGATAACCGTCCTACCAGTAAGGCCCTGAATGTCATTGGTCATGTACGAGGTAAAAATGCCATTATCTTTGATGACGAAGTGGATACTGCCAGCACACTAATCGAGGCAGTGCATGCGTTGGAACGGCGCGGCATTCAGGACATTTGGGCCTGTGTGACACATGCCGTGCTTTCTCCTCCTGCAGTAGAGCGCATTCGAGAGAGCAGTATTCGTGAGCTGGTTGTGACCAACACTATTGCTCTGCCGCCCGAGAAACGCCTTGATAAGATTACCATCCTTTCCGTAGCTCCATTGCTGGCAGACGTGATTGACAGCATCCATCGTGGCCAGTCAGTTGGCCTTGCGATCGATAAGTATGAGAAGGCTTGCGGTATCTACCGGGTTCTGCCTAAAGATCTATGA
- the secA gene encoding preprotein translocase subunit SecA, whose product MLKGLFGKIVGDANARELKRLQPIVDQINALEPEYERLSNEELRACTEAFKQKVEAAVRELRAQVADLQQQVATTPDADRRRDLEIQLQALTKRLREAEEEVLNALLPRAFAVVREAAKRTLGERHFDVQLMGGIVLHQGKIAEMKTGEGKTLVATLPLYLNALLGRGAHLVTPNDYLSKFGVQWMGPIYHLLGLTVGVIQTAAENPQLSSFVYDPEYPATDDRYQNLRPVPRREAYLADITYGTNNEFGFDYLRDNMVWDLSQCVQRELHYAIVDEVDNILIDEARTPLIISGPAEESTDNYIRFARLVKQLRPEIDYTVDEKLRIVTLTEEGTAKVERALGIDNLYSPEHYGLTPYLENALKAEVLFKADRDYIVKDGQVIIVDEFTGRLMFGRRYSEGLHQAIEAKEGVRVQRESLTLATISFQNYFRMYNKLAGMTGTAATEAEEFQRIYGLDVVVIPTHKPMIRVDYPDQVYKTENAKFRAVVREIEELYHQGRPVLVGTTSVEKSEMLSEMLRRKGIPHQVLNAKQHEKEAMIIAQAGRSGAVTIATNMAGRGVDILLGGKPEGLARDQLRRQGVDLTQVDAQTWAEALAHARQICAADREKVLALGGLHVIGTERHEARRIDNQLRGRSGRQGDPGSSRFYVSLEDDLMKRFGGSAVAGLMDRLGVDEDIPIEHELITRSIENAQIKVEGYNFDLRKHLLEYDDVVNQQRKLIYDQRRLILTSETLKDTILGMVQDELSAMVMKYTTGDPIEWDLPGLWQAVRAILPLPEKTRPHWESLNAEQIEEQLLNLSVELYEAKERQLGAEMMRQLERLLMLHVVDSHWVRHLTALDELREGIGLRAFGQRDPLIEYKREAFDMFEELKESIAHDIARRIYFTTIVRQPVQRPVQAYHPGSMDPGASRGAAPVRAGSERGRPIGRNDPCPCGSGRKYKNCCMRKNVAGGQAAITKQAAGAQQVAKSSAKHCSRKKKRK is encoded by the coding sequence ATGCTGAAGGGCTTGTTCGGTAAAATCGTGGGCGATGCCAATGCCAGAGAACTGAAACGGCTTCAGCCCATTGTAGATCAAATCAATGCTCTTGAACCAGAGTACGAGCGACTTTCTAATGAGGAGCTACGAGCATGCACAGAGGCCTTCAAACAGAAGGTAGAGGCCGCAGTTAGAGAGTTAAGGGCCCAGGTTGCTGACCTCCAGCAGCAGGTGGCGACAACACCAGACGCCGATCGACGGCGCGACCTGGAAATCCAGTTGCAGGCGCTGACAAAGCGTTTGAGAGAAGCCGAAGAGGAAGTGTTGAATGCGCTGCTGCCGAGGGCTTTTGCTGTGGTGCGCGAGGCGGCCAAACGCACTCTGGGAGAACGGCACTTTGATGTGCAGCTCATGGGCGGTATTGTCCTGCATCAGGGCAAGATCGCCGAGATGAAAACAGGCGAGGGCAAGACCCTTGTTGCTACTCTCCCGCTCTATCTGAATGCCTTGCTTGGGCGAGGTGCTCATCTTGTAACCCCCAATGATTATCTCTCCAAGTTCGGCGTGCAATGGATGGGGCCTATTTACCATCTGCTGGGTTTGACCGTGGGCGTAATTCAGACTGCAGCAGAGAACCCACAGTTGAGTTCCTTTGTCTATGACCCCGAGTACCCAGCCACTGATGACCGTTATCAGAATCTCCGTCCTGTGCCTAGACGCGAAGCCTATCTCGCCGACATTACGTATGGCACCAACAATGAATTCGGCTTTGACTACTTGCGCGACAACATGGTCTGGGACCTGTCACAGTGCGTGCAGCGCGAATTGCACTATGCGATTGTGGATGAGGTGGATAATATCCTCATTGACGAGGCCAGGACCCCCTTGATCATTTCAGGACCGGCGGAAGAGTCAACGGACAACTATATCCGTTTTGCCAGGCTGGTAAAGCAGCTCCGTCCTGAGATTGATTACACTGTGGATGAGAAACTGCGCATTGTGACCCTCACCGAGGAAGGTACGGCAAAAGTGGAGCGTGCCTTGGGCATTGACAACCTCTATTCCCCTGAGCATTACGGCCTCACACCTTATCTGGAAAACGCGCTCAAAGCGGAGGTACTTTTCAAAGCCGACCGAGACTATATCGTGAAGGATGGCCAAGTCATCATTGTAGATGAGTTCACCGGGCGGCTCATGTTTGGGCGTCGCTACTCCGAAGGATTGCATCAGGCTATTGAAGCTAAGGAAGGCGTGCGTGTGCAACGGGAGAGCCTGACCTTGGCGACCATCTCGTTCCAGAATTACTTCCGCATGTACAACAAACTGGCAGGAATGACGGGAACTGCAGCTACCGAGGCAGAGGAGTTTCAGCGTATCTACGGCCTGGATGTCGTCGTCATTCCAACGCACAAACCGATGATCCGAGTAGATTATCCCGATCAGGTGTACAAGACCGAAAACGCCAAGTTCCGAGCCGTGGTGCGCGAAATCGAAGAATTGTACCACCAAGGTCGTCCGGTGTTGGTGGGCACGACCTCGGTGGAAAAGTCCGAGATGCTTTCCGAGATGCTGCGGCGCAAAGGCATACCCCATCAAGTCCTCAACGCCAAGCAACATGAGAAGGAGGCCATGATCATCGCCCAGGCTGGGCGTTCGGGAGCCGTGACCATTGCAACCAATATGGCAGGTCGTGGCGTGGACATCTTGCTGGGTGGCAAGCCGGAAGGATTGGCTCGCGACCAATTGCGTCGGCAGGGTGTGGATTTAACGCAGGTAGATGCGCAAACGTGGGCTGAAGCGCTGGCGCATGCTAGGCAAATCTGCGCTGCAGACAGGGAAAAGGTCCTGGCGCTAGGTGGGCTGCATGTCATTGGCACAGAACGCCATGAGGCGCGCCGCATTGATAATCAATTGCGTGGTCGTTCGGGTCGGCAGGGAGACCCAGGCTCTTCGCGATTCTATGTGTCCCTTGAGGATGACCTCATGAAGCGCTTTGGTGGCTCAGCGGTCGCAGGTCTGATGGACCGTCTTGGAGTAGATGAGGACATCCCCATTGAGCACGAGTTGATCACACGCTCTATCGAGAATGCGCAAATTAAGGTGGAAGGCTATAACTTTGATTTGCGCAAGCACCTGCTGGAATACGATGATGTCGTCAACCAGCAGCGTAAGCTCATCTACGATCAGCGACGTTTGATCCTTACCTCGGAGACGCTCAAAGATACTATCCTGGGCATGGTTCAGGATGAGTTGAGCGCGATGGTCATGAAATACACGACCGGCGATCCCATCGAGTGGGATTTGCCGGGGCTATGGCAGGCGGTTCGTGCGATTTTACCACTGCCTGAGAAAACCAGGCCCCACTGGGAAAGTCTGAACGCAGAGCAGATTGAGGAGCAACTGCTGAATCTATCGGTCGAACTGTACGAGGCCAAGGAGCGGCAATTGGGTGCGGAGATGATGCGCCAGTTGGAACGATTGCTCATGCTCCATGTGGTGGATAGTCACTGGGTCAGGCATCTGACCGCTCTGGATGAGTTGCGTGAGGGGATCGGATTGCGCGCTTTTGGGCAGCGCGATCCTCTTATCGAGTACAAGCGCGAAGCATTTGACATGTTTGAGGAGCTGAAGGAAAGCATTGCTCATGACATTGCGCGCAGGATCTATTTCACCACCATTGTTCGGCAGCCGGTACAGCGTCCGGTGCAGGCCTATCATCCTGGCTCTATGGACCCAGGTGCAAGCCGCGGTGCAGCCCCAGTACGGGCTGGTTCTGAGCGGGGTCGTCCTATAGGCCGTAATGATCCGTGTCCGTGTGGCAGCGGGCGGAAGTATAAGAACTGCTGTATGCGTAAGAACGTGGCTGGAGGACAAGCAGCGATCACGAAGCAGGCTGCGGGTGCTCAACAGGTAGCCAAGAGCAGCGCTAAGCACTGCTCACGGAAGAAGAAGCGCAAATAA
- a CDS encoding GNAT family N-acetyltransferase — protein sequence MSIPGKRLRLRAIERSDIPTFVRWFNDPEVRKYLQIYMPMSYAQEERWFEAHLQDQRNCIFGIETLDGKLIGNIGLHDIMWKDSRAMLGILIGEKEYWDQGYGTEAITTLLRFAFTQKNLHRLYLMVYEYNQRAIRCYEKCGFKHEGRMRQAHFYDGKYYDELIMGILRDEFLASQQ from the coding sequence GTGAGCATTCCTGGGAAAAGGCTTCGCTTGCGGGCAATCGAACGTAGTGATATTCCTACCTTTGTTCGTTGGTTCAATGACCCAGAGGTCAGAAAGTACTTGCAGATATATATGCCTATGTCCTATGCGCAGGAGGAACGTTGGTTTGAAGCCCATCTGCAAGACCAGCGTAACTGCATTTTTGGTATCGAGACACTCGATGGGAAACTAATCGGGAATATAGGACTTCACGACATCATGTGGAAAGACAGTCGTGCGATGTTGGGCATATTGATTGGCGAGAAGGAGTACTGGGATCAGGGTTATGGCACCGAAGCAATAACTACCCTTCTGCGCTTTGCTTTCACACAGAAGAACCTGCACCGCCTCTATTTGATGGTGTACGAGTACAACCAACGAGCGATACGCTGCTACGAGAAATGCGGCTTTAAGCACGAAGGTCGTATGCGCCAGGCACATTTCTATGATGGCAAGTATTATGATGAGCTTATTATGGGGATCCTACGCGATGAATTTCTGGCTAGTCAGCAGTGA